The window GATGGCTCGGCTGGTGAGGAACGTATGGGCCGGTTCCTGCCACTGACCATCCGCTTCGTCAACGGCGGCACCATGGTGGTCGCATCGATCGCCGACGCCAGGAAGGCCCTCAACGGAGCATGGAAGGACAAGGACGCGCCGGCCTATGTGGCGGCGGCGCGGCTGGTGGACGACGCCATCAACGGAATCTGCCGCCCGGCGATTGCCTTTGCCGCCTTCAAGAAGGCCGCCGCCGAACAGGGCTTGCTGAAAAAGGCCGACCCGAGCGCGGCGCTTGCCATGCTCGACCAATTGTGGTCCCGGGATCGGCGCGGCTGATGCCTCCGCGGCCATGAACTGAAGGTCAAAACTGCCGGATGCCCTCACTCATGGAACGCTTCTATTTTGACCTCTACAACACCGACAACTCACAGCTGGATCCGGAAGGACAACTCTTTGCGACGCGCGAGCACGCCGGCATGGAGGCGCTGCGGATATTGCATGATGTCGCACTGGACGAGATGCCGGCCGGCAAGCACCTGAAGATCACCGTCAAGGTGCGAGACGAGGAAAAAAAGCAGATTTTCGAGGCGTCCCTCACCCTGTCTTCGGCCTGGACTTGACTGGGCAACGAAAAAAGCCGGACACCGCCTGGCGCCCGGCTTGACTTCAATGAAATGAACGGCGTCAGGCTGCTTCGGGCGGCGAAAGGTCGAAGGCCAGGTTGCGACGCCGTGCGATCGCCGCACTCGCGACCAGGTCGGCGATCTGGCGGTCGGAAAGCGTGCATTGCGGCAGCACGTAGCGGATTGTGGTTACCGCCTGGGCGGTCGAAATCGGCCAGTCGGGACTTTTGCGGGACTCGACGTACTGATCGATAACGCGGGACAGGCTTTTGGCAGGCAGGTCGATCGCGGGCATTTGCCTCCTCCTAGTTTTTGTTATTACCCTCGACCCGACAATGGCGGTCGGCCCGCCGCTCGACTATTAAGATTGTTAAGAACCGAAAAGATTCCTGCGGCAGATACGCCTGTTCAGGTCATCGCCGACAGGAAAGCGGCCAGCGTCTTGCTGTCGAAGGGTTTTTCCCAGCACGGGACATTGCGAAACCTCTCCGGAATGGCCCTCGCATCGTAGCCGGTCGCGAAGACGAACGAGATGTTGCGGGCCTCGAGCTCGGCCGCCAGCGAGAACACCATCTCGCCGCGCAGATTGACGTCGAGCACCGCCCCGCTCGGGTGGGAGTCGGCCAGGATGCTCAAGGCGTCGTCCAATCGCGCTACCGGCCCAAGCACGCGCATGCCGCGCTTTTCCAGTGCCAGCGCTATCTCGCTGGCGATGAAATACTCATCCTCGACCACCAGAATGGTCCGCGGCTTCGAATCGTTTTCGCTTTTGGCGGACATCCAGGGCTCCAATGAAATGACCTTGTATGCCACTGGTCCGGAATTGAAAGTAACATATGTGAGCATGAGTATGGCACGGAAGGGCTATCATAACACCAGCTGATCTAAAGAACGGTCGATGACGGACGCACTGGTCAAGAAACTGGAACACTTCGTGCGCCTGTCGAGCCACGACAAGG is drawn from Mesorhizobium sp. B1-1-8 and contains these coding sequences:
- a CDS encoding DUF982 domain-containing protein → MGRFLPLTIRFVNGGTMVVASIADARKALNGAWKDKDAPAYVAAARLVDDAINGICRPAIAFAAFKKAAAEQGLLKKADPSAALAMLDQLWSRDRRG
- a CDS encoding DUF6894 family protein; the encoded protein is MERFYFDLYNTDNSQLDPEGQLFATREHAGMEALRILHDVALDEMPAGKHLKITVKVRDEEKKQIFEASLTLSSAWT
- a CDS encoding response regulator, coding for MSAKSENDSKPRTILVVEDEYFIASEIALALEKRGMRVLGPVARLDDALSILADSHPSGAVLDVNLRGEMVFSLAAELEARNISFVFATGYDARAIPERFRNVPCWEKPFDSKTLAAFLSAMT